The following are encoded in a window of Pseudomonas multiresinivorans genomic DNA:
- a CDS encoding ACP phosphodiesterase → MNYLAHLHLGGDRPAQLLGSLYGDFVKGPLAGQWPAEIEAGIRLHRRIDAFTDSHPLIHSAKSRFPSERRRMAGVLLDVFYDHCLARDWERFSGEPLEQFTQRVYGVLGRTPGLPERLARIAPRMAAQDWLGSYRQFEVLQDVVAGMSRRLSRPSLLDGAWEELDRLYEPLSDDFREFYPELQEFVRNPPKSMDGPA, encoded by the coding sequence ATGAACTACCTTGCGCACCTCCACCTGGGCGGCGACCGGCCCGCCCAACTGCTCGGCAGCCTTTACGGTGATTTCGTCAAAGGCCCGCTGGCCGGGCAGTGGCCCGCCGAAATCGAGGCGGGCATCCGCCTGCACCGGCGCATCGACGCTTTTACCGACAGTCATCCCTTGATACACAGTGCCAAGTCGCGCTTCCCCAGTGAGCGCCGGCGCATGGCCGGCGTGCTGTTGGACGTGTTCTACGACCACTGCCTGGCCCGCGACTGGGAGCGTTTCTCCGGCGAGCCGCTGGAGCAGTTCACCCAACGGGTCTACGGTGTACTGGGCCGCACGCCCGGCCTGCCGGAGCGTCTGGCGCGCATTGCACCGCGCATGGCCGCGCAGGACTGGCTCGGCAGCTATCGGCAGTTCGAGGTATTGCAGGACGTGGTCGCCGGCATGTCCCGGCGCCTGTCGCGGCCGTCCCTGCTGGATGGCGCCTGGGAGGAGCTGGATCGTCTTTACGAGCCGCTGAGCGACGACTTCCGTGAGTTCTATCCCGAACTTCAGGAGTTCGTCAGAAATCCGCCGAAATCGATGGACGGTCCGGCCTGA
- a CDS encoding amidase produces MIRRHPILTALVLLLLALATTAWQNRIHLAAFPGIIGAYTAKEYCSCRYVMGNSADYCRAYTKQYVPTSGFLDDEARKRVTARGLGSTQTAAWLSAREGCQLMPQADDLPESGSH; encoded by the coding sequence ATGATCCGTCGCCATCCGATTCTTACCGCCCTGGTCCTTTTGCTGCTCGCCCTGGCGACCACGGCCTGGCAGAACCGCATCCACCTCGCGGCGTTCCCCGGCATCATCGGCGCCTATACCGCCAAGGAGTACTGCTCCTGCCGCTACGTTATGGGGAACTCGGCGGACTATTGCCGGGCCTATACCAAGCAGTACGTGCCGACCAGCGGCTTCCTCGACGACGAAGCGCGCAAGCGGGTGACCGCTCGCGGCCTCGGCAGTACACAGACAGCCGCCTGGCTCAGCGCGCGCGAGGGATGCCAACTGATGCCCCAGGCGGACGATTTGCCCGAATCGGGCAGCCACTGA
- a CDS encoding serine hydrolase domain-containing protein, with translation MPFTSYRPALRALALATCLLSSHAHGADTWPEADWPHGATPSGAAVEAFESYAFPSRDDATRKGVRTDAVVVIRDGQLIYERYAGPTSAQTPHLAWSMSKSVMASVLGVAFGEGKFQLDDPVAKHYPAFADHPDIKMRDLLHWASGLAWQEEYEYAPVRSSVVAMLYTRGRDDMARFTAGFAADAEPGKRFRYSSGDSNVLSATLKQMVGKDYANYPWTSLFEPLGIQSAVWERDASGTFVGSSYAYMTARDMARIGLLMERDGRWKDRQLLPQDWMKFVLAPFPEYQPDPKKPNEAVPGGQWWLNRPVAGAPAPWPDAPEDTFAALGHWGQALYVIPEQKLVIVRYADDRDGSYQHDAFLKLAQAAFAHGEVQP, from the coding sequence ATGCCCTTCACTTCCTACAGGCCAGCGCTGCGCGCATTGGCCCTGGCCACCTGCCTGCTCAGCAGCCATGCCCACGGTGCCGACACCTGGCCCGAGGCCGACTGGCCACACGGCGCCACGCCCAGTGGCGCTGCTGTCGAAGCCTTCGAAAGCTATGCCTTCCCCAGCCGCGACGACGCGACCCGCAAGGGCGTGCGCACCGATGCGGTGGTGGTGATCCGCGACGGCCAACTGATCTACGAACGCTACGCCGGCCCGACCAGCGCGCAGACGCCGCACCTGGCCTGGTCGATGAGCAAGAGCGTGATGGCCAGCGTCCTCGGCGTGGCCTTCGGCGAGGGCAAGTTCCAGCTCGACGACCCGGTTGCCAAGCATTACCCGGCCTTCGCCGACCATCCCGATATCAAGATGCGCGACCTGCTGCACTGGGCCTCCGGCCTGGCCTGGCAGGAAGAGTACGAATACGCGCCGGTGCGCTCCTCGGTGGTGGCGATGCTCTATACCCGTGGCCGCGACGACATGGCGAGGTTCACCGCCGGCTTCGCTGCCGATGCCGAGCCGGGCAAGCGCTTCCGCTACTCCAGCGGCGACAGCAACGTGCTTTCCGCCACGCTCAAGCAGATGGTCGGCAAGGACTACGCGAACTACCCCTGGACCTCGCTGTTCGAGCCGCTGGGCATCCAGTCCGCGGTCTGGGAGCGCGATGCCAGCGGTACCTTCGTCGGCTCGTCCTATGCCTACATGACTGCCCGCGACATGGCGCGCATCGGCCTGCTGATGGAGCGCGACGGGCGCTGGAAGGATCGCCAGTTGCTGCCGCAGGACTGGATGAAATTCGTTCTCGCGCCGTTCCCCGAGTACCAGCCTGATCCGAAGAAACCCAACGAAGCGGTGCCCGGTGGCCAGTGGTGGCTCAACCGCCCGGTGGCCGGCGCGCCCGCGCCCTGGCCGGACGCTCCGGAAGATACCTTCGCCGCCCTCGGCCACTGGGGCCAGGCGCTCTACGTGATCCCCGAGCAGAAACTGGTGATCGTCCGCTACGCCGACGACCGTGACGGCAGCTACCAGCACGATGCCTTCCTCAAACTTGCCCAGGCAGCCTTCGCCCACGGGGAGGTGCAGCCATGA
- a CDS encoding MFS transporter has translation MTALHNPRNLIALAAVCLSSMMFGLEISSVPASLPALERVLHGDFQDLQWVMNAYTIAVTSVLMAAGTLADRFGRKRLFVISLALFGLTSLLCGLAGDMPTMIAGRFLQGAAGGVMLICQVAVLTSQFSDPAERVRAFAAWGVVFGIGLGFGPIIGSAIVALASWQWVFLVHGPLALLTLALAQYGTVESRDPEAERLDIGGMLTLSLAVLGIVFYITQGADMGFTSPAALAILLLSLASLAAFVLIERRVAHPMFDLSVLRIRAFSGAMFASAGMNASFWPLMIYLPVYYHGVLGYGDVKAGWSLLAYTLPTLLVPPIAERLAHRFHPGWVIPGGMFVIGAGFFLMLWGSAADHASWLTLLPGCVLAGIGLGMTNTTVTNTSTAAVPAARAGMASGIDMSARMISLAINIAVMGLILLWGVAAALHGVDGVQKLQLAASIAAGQLGNDDPASARAALVQGFGWMLGYGGISAWLFAAGSFVTFGARRAARPTLEVARS, from the coding sequence ATGACTGCCCTCCATAACCCCAGAAACCTCATCGCCCTGGCCGCGGTGTGCCTGTCCTCGATGATGTTCGGCCTGGAAATTTCCAGCGTTCCCGCCAGCCTTCCGGCCCTTGAGCGAGTACTGCACGGCGACTTCCAGGACCTGCAATGGGTGATGAACGCCTACACCATCGCCGTCACCAGCGTGCTGATGGCCGCCGGCACCCTGGCCGACCGCTTCGGCCGCAAGCGCCTGTTCGTCATCAGCCTGGCGCTGTTCGGCCTCACCTCGTTGCTCTGCGGGCTGGCGGGCGACATGCCGACCATGATCGCCGGGCGCTTCCTGCAAGGCGCCGCCGGCGGCGTCATGCTGATCTGCCAGGTGGCGGTGCTGACCAGCCAGTTCAGCGACCCGGCCGAACGCGTGCGCGCCTTCGCCGCCTGGGGCGTGGTGTTTGGCATCGGTCTGGGCTTCGGGCCGATCATCGGCAGCGCCATTGTCGCCCTGGCCAGTTGGCAATGGGTGTTCCTGGTGCACGGTCCGCTCGCCCTGCTCACCCTCGCGCTGGCGCAGTACGGCACGGTGGAGTCGCGCGATCCGGAAGCCGAGCGGCTGGATATCGGCGGCATGCTCACGCTGTCACTGGCCGTGCTCGGCATCGTGTTCTACATCACCCAGGGCGCCGACATGGGCTTCACCAGCCCGGCCGCGCTGGCGATCCTGCTGCTCAGCCTGGCCAGCCTCGCCGCCTTTGTCCTGATCGAGCGCCGCGTCGCCCACCCGATGTTCGACCTCTCAGTGCTGCGCATCCGCGCGTTTTCCGGCGCGATGTTCGCCTCGGCGGGGATGAACGCAAGTTTCTGGCCGCTGATGATCTACCTGCCGGTCTACTACCACGGTGTGCTCGGCTACGGCGACGTGAAGGCCGGCTGGTCGTTGCTGGCGTACACGCTGCCGACGCTGCTGGTGCCGCCTATCGCCGAGCGCCTGGCGCACCGCTTCCACCCCGGCTGGGTGATCCCCGGCGGGATGTTCGTGATCGGCGCCGGCTTCTTCCTGATGCTCTGGGGCAGCGCCGCGGACCACGCCAGCTGGCTGACCCTGCTGCCCGGCTGCGTGCTGGCCGGCATCGGGCTGGGCATGACCAACACCACGGTGACCAACACCTCCACCGCCGCCGTGCCCGCTGCGCGTGCGGGGATGGCTTCGGGCATCGACATGAGCGCGAGGATGATTTCCCTGGCGATCAATATCGCGGTGATGGGGTTGATCCTGCTCTGGGGCGTCGCCGCCGCACTGCACGGCGTGGATGGCGTTCAGAAGCTGCAGTTGGCAGCGAGTATCGCCGCTGGCCAGTTGGGTAACGACGATCCGGCCAGCGCACGGGCAGCGCTGGTGCAGGGCTTCGGCTGGATGCTGGGCTACGGCGGCATCAGCGCGTGGCTGTTCGCAGCGGGCAGTTTCGTGACCTTCGGCGCGCGCCGGGCGGCACGACCTACACTGGAGGTGGCCCGATCCTGA
- a CDS encoding universal stress protein encodes MMKSLMVATDLSGRSEKALHRAAALAKRYACPWTVLYVVDEDQPSALVEQEVTQVRMMLEARLVELTEMGGTCPKLLVERGDPNQKILAAAKNLNCEMLVMGAHRKSVLRDIFVGTTVERVLRAGQLPVLVVNQPAAGQYRDLLIALDTSPASAHAVEVANDLGLLEGAVRRGVYAFSPLAKGMMQYSGVSEERIDEFVSSESRQAVEELKTFLHDQHLEERIDEQLVAVGLPGNVLQRMVDKHRPDLLVMGTRGMGGIKRALIGSVADYALRELDCDILVVPPEA; translated from the coding sequence ATGATGAAGTCGCTAATGGTCGCAACGGATCTTTCCGGCCGTTCCGAAAAGGCTTTGCACCGTGCGGCAGCGCTCGCCAAGCGCTACGCCTGCCCCTGGACCGTGCTTTACGTGGTCGATGAGGACCAACCGTCGGCACTGGTCGAACAGGAAGTCACCCAGGTGCGCATGATGCTCGAGGCGCGCCTGGTCGAACTCACCGAAATGGGTGGTACCTGCCCGAAACTGCTGGTGGAGCGCGGCGATCCGAACCAGAAGATCCTCGCCGCAGCGAAGAACCTGAACTGCGAAATGCTGGTGATGGGTGCGCACCGCAAGAGCGTGCTGCGCGACATCTTCGTCGGCACCACGGTGGAACGAGTGCTGCGCGCCGGGCAACTGCCGGTGCTGGTGGTCAACCAGCCGGCCGCCGGGCAATACCGCGACCTGCTGATTGCCCTCGACACCTCGCCGGCTTCGGCCCACGCGGTGGAAGTGGCCAATGACCTGGGCCTGCTGGAAGGCGCCGTGCGCCGCGGCGTCTACGCCTTCAGCCCGCTGGCCAAGGGCATGATGCAGTACTCCGGAGTGAGCGAGGAACGCATCGACGAATTTGTCAGCAGCGAATCGCGTCAGGCGGTGGAAGAGCTGAAGACGTTCCTCCACGACCAGCACCTGGAAGAACGCATCGATGAACAACTGGTGGCCGTCGGGCTGCCGGGCAACGTGTTGCAGCGGATGGTCGACAAGCATCGGCCGGATCTGCTGGTCATGGGTACTCGGGGTATGGGCGGAATCAAGCGTGCCCTGATCGGCAGTGTTGCCGACTACGCTCTGCGCGAACTGGATTGTGACATCCTGGTCGTGCCGCCGGAGGCTTGA
- the olsB gene encoding L-ornithine N(alpha)-acyltransferase, with the protein MSQIALSCDTPAERRLKAVRLRGARALREAQALRYRVFSSEFDAQLKGADQGLDMDDYDRHCAHIGVRDLNTGALVATTRLLDHRAAQRLGRFYSEEEFALDGLDNLQGPVLEIGRTCVDPDYRNGGTIAVLWSELAEVLNEGGYRYLMGCASIPMRDGGIQARAVMQRLRDRYLCQQNLRAEPKTPLPQLDVPENLTAELPPLLKAYMRLGAKICGEPCWDPDFGVADVFILLKRDELCPRYARHFKAAV; encoded by the coding sequence ATGAGTCAGATCGCCCTCTCCTGTGACACCCCGGCAGAACGCCGTCTCAAGGCCGTGCGTCTGCGCGGCGCCCGCGCCCTGCGCGAAGCCCAGGCCCTGCGTTACCGCGTGTTCAGCAGCGAGTTCGATGCCCAGCTCAAGGGCGCGGACCAGGGGCTAGACATGGATGACTACGACCGCCACTGCGCTCATATCGGCGTGCGCGACCTCAACACCGGCGCGCTGGTGGCCACCACCCGCCTGCTCGACCACCGCGCCGCGCAGCGCCTGGGCCGCTTCTACAGCGAAGAGGAATTCGCCCTCGACGGCCTGGACAACCTGCAGGGCCCGGTGCTGGAAATCGGCCGTACCTGCGTCGACCCGGACTACCGCAATGGCGGCACCATCGCCGTGCTCTGGAGCGAGCTGGCCGAAGTGTTGAATGAAGGCGGCTACCGCTACCTGATGGGCTGCGCCAGCATCCCCATGCGCGACGGCGGCATCCAGGCCCGCGCGGTGATGCAGCGCCTGCGCGACCGCTACCTGTGCCAGCAGAACCTGCGCGCCGAACCGAAGACCCCGTTGCCGCAACTAGACGTTCCGGAAAACCTCACCGCCGAGCTGCCGCCGCTGCTCAAGGCCTACATGCGCCTGGGTGCGAAGATCTGCGGCGAGCCCTGTTGGGACCCGGACTTCGGCGTCGCCGACGTGTTCATCCTGCTCAAGCGCGACGAGCTCTGCCCGCGCTACGCCCGCCACTTCAAGGCCGCGGTCTGA
- a CDS encoding MBL fold metallo-hydrolase, with protein MRREPIVLFDDGKHQCLCFDDLVSGDGVQSNQFLIVDHDKRLLLDPGGDLTYTPLSLELSKLFSLQDLDYIFASHQDPDIIAALDKWLLHTRAKVICSKLWARFLPHLTANYLAVSHGISTYDRVIPLPDRGESVQLGRCQLKMIPAHFLHSVGNFQIYDPVSKILFSGDMGASLVDDASPVQDFAAHVPHMEGFHRRYMASNKVARLWASMVRGMDIEMIVPQHGRPFVGKAMIGAFLDWITDLQCGMDLMGPDDYQVPR; from the coding sequence ATGCGACGCGAACCCATCGTGCTGTTCGACGACGGTAAACACCAATGCCTGTGTTTCGACGATCTGGTCAGCGGCGACGGTGTGCAATCCAACCAGTTCCTCATCGTCGACCACGACAAGCGCCTGCTGCTCGATCCGGGCGGCGACCTGACCTATACGCCGCTGTCCCTGGAACTCTCGAAACTGTTCTCGCTGCAGGACCTGGACTACATCTTCGCCTCGCACCAGGACCCGGACATCATCGCCGCGCTGGACAAGTGGCTGCTGCACACCCGCGCCAAGGTCATCTGCTCGAAGCTCTGGGCGCGCTTCCTGCCGCACCTGACGGCCAACTACCTGGCGGTCAGCCATGGCATTTCCACCTATGACCGGGTGATCCCGCTGCCGGACCGCGGCGAGTCGGTGCAGCTGGGCCGCTGCCAGCTGAAGATGATCCCCGCGCACTTCCTCCACTCGGTGGGCAACTTCCAGATCTACGATCCGGTCAGCAAGATCCTCTTCTCCGGCGACATGGGCGCCTCCCTGGTGGACGACGCCAGCCCGGTGCAGGATTTCGCTGCGCACGTACCGCACATGGAAGGCTTCCACCGTCGCTACATGGCGTCGAACAAGGTCGCGCGGCTCTGGGCATCCATGGTGCGCGGCATGGACATCGAGATGATCGTCCCGCAGCACGGCCGGCCTTTCGTGGGCAAGGCCATGATCGGCGCCTTCCTCGACTGGATCACCGACCTGCAGTGCGGCATGGACCTGATGGGGCCGGACGATTACCAGGTGCCACGCTGA
- a CDS encoding MFS transporter, which produces MPTSLLVLALSAFAIGTTEFVIMGLLPEVAGDLSVSIPAAGWLVSGYAFSVAIGAPIMALLTARLPRKTALLMLMGIFILGNLLCAVAANYGLLMLARVITALCHGAFFGIGSVVAASLVPANRKASAVALMFTGLTLANVLGVPAGTALGQVAGWRSPFWAVTLIGVIALISLWRVLPKQHDEEAVDMRKEVSALRNGPLWLALGTTVLFSAAVFALFTYVAPLLGEVTQVSPRGITWSLVLIGLGLTLGNIIGGRLADWRLGTTLAGVFATMAVVSTVLSWTSAALIPAEITLFIWAAAAFAAVPALQVNVVRVGGAAPNLVATLNIGAFNVGNAIGAWVGGSVIDHGLGLTRVPLAGAVLSVLALIAVMIAFSGKPNQTQTVLD; this is translated from the coding sequence ATGCCCACTTCGCTTCTCGTCCTCGCTTTGTCCGCGTTTGCCATCGGCACCACGGAATTCGTGATCATGGGCCTGTTGCCCGAGGTCGCGGGCGACTTGTCCGTCTCCATTCCGGCCGCCGGCTGGCTGGTCAGCGGCTATGCCTTCAGCGTCGCCATCGGCGCGCCGATCATGGCGCTGCTCACGGCCCGCCTGCCGCGCAAGACTGCCCTGCTGATGCTCATGGGCATCTTCATCCTCGGCAACCTGCTCTGCGCCGTGGCCGCCAACTACGGCCTGCTGATGCTGGCGCGGGTCATCACCGCGCTGTGCCACGGCGCCTTCTTCGGCATCGGCTCGGTGGTCGCCGCCAGCCTGGTGCCGGCCAACCGCAAGGCTTCCGCCGTGGCGCTGATGTTCACCGGGCTGACCCTGGCCAACGTGCTCGGCGTTCCGGCCGGCACTGCGCTGGGCCAGGTCGCCGGCTGGCGCTCGCCGTTCTGGGCAGTCACGCTGATCGGCGTCATCGCATTGATCAGCCTGTGGCGCGTGCTGCCCAAGCAACACGATGAAGAAGCAGTGGACATGCGCAAGGAAGTCTCCGCGCTGCGCAACGGCCCGCTGTGGCTGGCGCTGGGCACCACCGTGCTGTTCTCCGCTGCGGTCTTCGCGCTGTTCACCTACGTCGCGCCGCTGCTTGGCGAAGTCACCCAGGTCTCGCCGCGCGGCATCACCTGGAGCCTGGTGCTGATCGGCCTCGGCCTGACCCTGGGCAACATCATCGGCGGCCGCCTCGCCGACTGGCGCCTGGGCACGACCCTGGCCGGCGTATTCGCCACCATGGCGGTGGTTTCCACCGTACTGAGCTGGACCAGCGCCGCGCTGATCCCGGCCGAAATCACCCTGTTCATCTGGGCCGCTGCCGCCTTCGCCGCGGTGCCCGCCCTGCAGGTCAACGTGGTCCGCGTCGGCGGCGCCGCGCCCAACCTCGTCGCCACCCTGAACATCGGCGCCTTCAACGTCGGCAACGCCATCGGCGCCTGGGTCGGCGGCAGCGTCATCGACCACGGCCTGGGCCTGACCCGCGTCCCTCTGGCCGGCGCCGTGCTCTCCGTCCTCGCGCTGATCGCGGTAATGATCGCCTTCAGCGGCAAGCCCAACCAGACCCAAACCGTCCTCGATTGA
- a CDS encoding lysophospholipid acyltransferase family protein: protein MRSLRAWLRVARLLLVLTVGLALAAFVSLLERLPGRDWMLLRQRLTCWYLARLGGALPFEVKVHGELPGQPMLWVSNHVSWVDIPLLGALLPLTFLSKAEVRQWPVAGWLAEKAGTLFIRRGSGDARMINAQLATHLSRGRSLLVFPEGTTTDGQGLRTFHGRLMASAIEAGVPVQPVALRYRRNGEACELAPFIGDDDLVSHLKRLFDNDRGVVEIHLLPALSSAHQDRNLLARQAHAAIRAVVCEEQEEAAIAA, encoded by the coding sequence ATGCGCAGCCTGCGCGCCTGGCTGCGCGTTGCCCGCCTGCTGCTGGTGTTGACGGTGGGCCTCGCGCTGGCTGCTTTCGTCAGCCTGCTGGAGCGCCTGCCCGGCCGCGACTGGATGCTCCTGCGCCAGCGCCTGACCTGCTGGTACCTGGCACGCCTCGGTGGCGCCCTGCCCTTCGAGGTGAAAGTGCACGGCGAGCTACCCGGTCAGCCGATGCTGTGGGTGTCCAACCATGTGTCCTGGGTCGATATCCCGCTGCTTGGTGCGCTGCTGCCGCTGACCTTCCTGTCCAAGGCCGAAGTGCGCCAGTGGCCGGTCGCCGGTTGGCTGGCGGAAAAGGCCGGCACGCTGTTCATCCGCCGGGGTTCTGGCGATGCTCGAATGATCAACGCGCAACTGGCCACGCACCTTTCGCGCGGCCGTTCTCTACTGGTCTTCCCCGAAGGCACCACCACCGACGGCCAGGGCCTGCGTACCTTTCACGGTCGCCTGATGGCCAGCGCCATCGAGGCCGGCGTGCCGGTGCAGCCGGTGGCGCTGCGCTACCGACGCAACGGGGAGGCGTGCGAGCTGGCACCCTTCATCGGTGACGATGATCTGGTCAGCCACTTGAAGCGTCTGTTCGACAATGATCGGGGAGTCGTGGAAATCCACCTCTTGCCGGCGCTGTCCAGCGCCCACCAGGACCGCAACCTGCTGGCCAGGCAAGCGCACGCAGCAATCCGTGCGGTGGTGTGTGAGGAGCAGGAAGAGGCGGCCATTGCGGCCTGA
- a CDS encoding acyl-CoA dehydrogenase: MPWKCLLGPQDRLPPGLALDDWYTELLARAGHSGSFELAVLGGRLATSPGLAFLAGYQAALRALWPAAPLSLGAFCVTEKKSVRPADLQTRLDGLVLHGRKDFATAADSAAWWLIAARDEDEGQPPRIAMTVIQAGAPGAKLEALPALPLMPDIPHARLLLDGAHCERLPGDGWEAYSKPFRTLEDTHVLAAVCAWLYGLALEHQWPAELALRLTGVLAGCAEVSRQPASQPETHLLLAGVFSQFEGLAATLDAAFASGDPELAAVWRRDKGVLAIAGAARAKRLEKARVAIGLDPRQ, encoded by the coding sequence ATGCCCTGGAAATGCCTGCTCGGCCCGCAGGACCGGTTACCGCCCGGCCTGGCCCTGGACGACTGGTACACCGAACTGCTGGCGCGCGCCGGCCATAGCGGCAGCTTCGAGCTGGCAGTGCTCGGCGGGCGCCTGGCGACCTCACCGGGGCTGGCCTTCCTTGCCGGCTACCAGGCCGCCCTGCGCGCGCTCTGGCCGGCGGCCCCGCTCAGCCTCGGCGCGTTCTGCGTGACCGAGAAGAAAAGCGTGCGCCCCGCCGACCTGCAGACCCGCCTCGACGGTCTGGTGCTGCACGGTCGCAAGGACTTCGCCACCGCCGCCGACAGCGCCGCCTGGTGGCTGATCGCCGCGCGTGACGAGGACGAGGGACAGCCACCGCGCATCGCCATGACCGTTATTCAGGCCGGTGCGCCGGGCGCGAAGCTTGAGGCGTTGCCGGCACTGCCGCTGATGCCGGACATCCCCCACGCCCGCCTGCTGCTCGACGGCGCCCACTGCGAACGCCTGCCCGGTGATGGCTGGGAGGCCTACAGCAAGCCTTTCCGCACCCTGGAAGACACCCATGTGCTGGCGGCGGTCTGCGCCTGGCTCTATGGCCTGGCGCTGGAGCACCAGTGGCCGGCGGAGCTGGCGCTGCGCCTGACCGGTGTGCTGGCCGGCTGCGCGGAAGTCAGCCGGCAGCCGGCTTCGCAGCCGGAAACCCACCTGCTGCTGGCCGGCGTGTTCAGCCAGTTCGAGGGCCTCGCCGCGACACTGGATGCCGCCTTCGCCTCGGGCGACCCGGAGCTGGCAGCGGTCTGGAGACGCGACAAGGGTGTGCTCGCCATCGCCGGCGCCGCACGGGCCAAGCGCCTGGAGAAAGCGAGGGTGGCAATAGGCCTTGACCCACGTCAGTGA
- a CDS encoding YceI family protein — translation MHSFVTGAVCALLVLASPLAMAEWQLDGDTSRISFVSVKRGKMAEVQRFDRLSGQIDDQGAVRVVVPLESIDSGLALRDERMRNSFFEIERFPEAIVSSQLDLSRYDDLRVGQSRQETLDFNLDLHGQQRRLKSEVLVSRPSESRIEVTTLEPLVLKLIDFDLEEKLEPLKAVANVPSITPEVPVFAVLGFSQVIKQEP, via the coding sequence ATGCATTCTTTTGTAACAGGAGCCGTGTGCGCATTGCTGGTGCTGGCCAGCCCCCTGGCGATGGCCGAATGGCAACTGGACGGCGACACTTCGCGGATCAGCTTCGTCTCGGTCAAGCGCGGCAAGATGGCGGAAGTTCAGCGCTTCGACCGCCTTTCCGGGCAGATCGACGACCAGGGCGCGGTGCGCGTGGTGGTGCCGCTGGAGTCCATCGACAGCGGCCTGGCCCTGCGCGACGAGCGCATGCGCAACTCCTTCTTCGAGATCGAGCGCTTCCCCGAGGCGATCGTCAGCAGCCAGCTGGACCTGAGCCGTTACGACGACCTGCGGGTCGGCCAGTCGCGCCAGGAAACCTTGGACTTCAACCTCGACCTGCACGGCCAGCAGCGTCGGCTCAAGTCCGAGGTGCTGGTCAGCCGCCCCAGCGAGAGCCGCATCGAGGTGACGACCCTGGAGCCGCTGGTGCTCAAGCTGATCGACTTCGACCTGGAAGAGAAGCTCGAACCGCTCAAGGCAGTCGCCAACGTGCCTTCGATCACGCCCGAGGTGCCGGTGTTCGCGGTGCTGGGGTTCAGTCAGGTGATCAAGCAGGAGCCGTGA
- a CDS encoding ArsR/SmtB family transcription factor has product MTEQPSLDLDEIFKALAHPVRRDMLHWLKDPEQFFVEQEHQSFEIGVCAGKFDQRTGLSQSTVSAHLAALQRAGLVTSRKVGQWNFFKRNEETIQAFVRHLSEAL; this is encoded by the coding sequence ATGACTGAACAACCCTCTCTCGACCTCGACGAAATCTTCAAGGCCCTGGCCCACCCGGTGCGGCGCGACATGCTGCACTGGCTCAAGGACCCGGAGCAGTTCTTCGTCGAGCAGGAGCACCAATCCTTCGAGATCGGCGTCTGCGCCGGCAAGTTCGACCAGCGTACCGGTCTGTCGCAATCCACCGTCTCCGCGCATCTGGCCGCCCTCCAGCGCGCGGGTCTGGTGACCAGTCGAAAAGTCGGCCAGTGGAACTTCTTCAAACGCAATGAAGAAACCATTCAGGCCTTTGTTCGCCACCTGAGCGAAGCGCTGTAA